A stretch of the Candidatus Methylopumilus planktonicus genome encodes the following:
- a CDS encoding RlmE family RNA methyltransferase produces MKRTRTSKAWMQEHVNDAFVRQAQKDGFRSRAAYKLMEIHEKYKLIKPGMNVVDLGSSPGSWSQVVAKLLQGKGHIIAMDLLPMDPIPRVDFIQGDFREEASLKELETYLNNSAIDLVISDMAPNITGIKTVDQPGVMHLTELALDFSLQWLKPSGHFLVKTFIGADFDELVKKMRPEFEKVITVKPKASRDRSSEVYLLGFAKA; encoded by the coding sequence ATGAAAAGAACAAGAACTAGCAAGGCTTGGATGCAAGAGCATGTCAATGATGCCTTCGTTAGACAAGCTCAGAAAGATGGCTTTCGATCCCGGGCTGCTTATAAGCTTATGGAGATCCATGAGAAATATAAACTCATCAAGCCCGGTATGAATGTCGTTGATTTGGGCTCAAGCCCTGGAAGCTGGTCTCAGGTGGTGGCAAAACTCCTTCAAGGTAAAGGCCATATTATCGCTATGGATTTACTGCCTATGGATCCTATTCCTAGGGTCGATTTTATTCAAGGGGACTTTAGAGAAGAGGCTTCTTTAAAGGAGCTTGAAACCTACTTAAATAATTCAGCTATAGACCTTGTAATTTCAGACATGGCCCCCAATATTACGGGTATAAAGACAGTCGATCAGCCAGGTGTCATGCACCTCACTGAGCTTGCGCTAGACTTTTCTTTACAATGGTTGAAACCAAGCGGCCATTTTCTAGTCAAAACTTTTATAGGCGCTGACTTTGATGAGCTGGTGAAAAAGATGCGTCCTGAGTTTGAAAAAGTGATCACAGTAAAGCCTAAAGCTTCACGTGATCGAAGTAGTGAGGTTTATTTGCTGGGCTTTGCAAAAGCTTAA
- the folP gene encoding dihydropteroate synthase: MMLQLNKHSFDLKRPLVMGILNITPDSFSDGGMYLDSNAALKRVDKMIEEGVDIIDIGGESTRPGSDPVSTDEELKRIVPIIEAIKKISDIAISIDTYKPEVMKEVIDMDVAMINDIFALQKPNAIDLLKKSNVGVCLMHMQGTPKTMQLNPTYKNVVSEVRSFLEERANLIANEGIDKSRIILDPGFGFGKTFEHNIELLQNIESFQSLNLPILVGLSRKSFIRKILNGDYDDHLSGSISAAILSVLKGAKILRVHDVKETQSAFKIIQVAQSMA, encoded by the coding sequence ATGATGCTCCAGTTAAATAAACACTCCTTTGATTTAAAGCGCCCACTCGTGATGGGTATTTTAAATATCACACCCGATTCATTCTCAGATGGCGGTATGTATTTAGATTCCAATGCGGCTTTAAAACGCGTTGATAAAATGATCGAAGAGGGTGTTGATATCATTGATATTGGTGGAGAATCAACCCGGCCAGGATCTGACCCTGTAAGTACAGATGAAGAATTAAAAAGAATTGTACCTATTATTGAGGCAATAAAAAAAATCTCTGATATCGCTATCTCAATTGACACATACAAACCGGAAGTTATGAAAGAGGTTATTGATATGGATGTCGCGATGATCAATGATATTTTTGCCCTACAAAAACCAAATGCGATCGATCTACTTAAAAAATCAAATGTAGGCGTCTGCTTAATGCACATGCAAGGAACGCCTAAAACAATGCAACTTAATCCGACTTATAAAAATGTTGTGAGTGAAGTGAGATCTTTTTTAGAGGAGCGTGCAAATCTTATTGCGAATGAAGGTATCGATAAATCTCGTATTATTTTAGATCCAGGCTTTGGTTTTGGAAAAACATTCGAACATAATATAGAACTCTTACAAAACATTGAATCATTTCAATCTTTAAATTTACCTATTCTGGTCGGACTTTCTAGAAAATCATTCATTAGAAAAATCTTGAATGGTGATTATGACGATCATCTATCAGGCAGTATTTCAGCGGCTATTCTTTCTGTCTTAAAAGGGGCTAAAATATTACGAGTTCATGATGTAAAAGAAACACAAAGTGCTTTTAAAATTATTCAAGTAGCGCAGAGTATGGCTTAA
- the pstB gene encoding phosphate ABC transporter ATP-binding protein PstB — protein MAQNKLNIKAEAKNLNFFYADGTKALKDVSLPVYENKITALIGPSGCGKSTFLRCFNRMHDLYPGNRYEGQILLHPDNTNVLAKGVDPIEVRMRISMVFQKPNPFPKSIYENVAYGLRVRGERSKSAVDDKVEEALKGASLWNEVKDRLQDLAFNLSGGQQQRLCIARALATDPEIMLFDEPTSALDPIATVNIEELMSGLKNKLSILIVTHNMQQAARISDYTAYMYLGEMIEFDATDKIFTNPGRKETEDYITGKFG, from the coding sequence ATGGCACAAAATAAACTAAACATCAAAGCTGAAGCAAAGAATCTTAACTTTTTCTATGCAGACGGTACCAAGGCACTAAAAGATGTAAGCCTACCTGTTTATGAGAATAAAATTACAGCGCTTATCGGTCCCTCAGGTTGCGGCAAATCTACATTCCTACGCTGCTTTAACCGAATGCATGATTTATATCCTGGCAACCGCTATGAGGGTCAAATCCTTCTTCATCCAGACAACACAAACGTACTTGCTAAAGGTGTAGATCCGATCGAAGTGCGTATGCGAATCAGTATGGTGTTTCAAAAACCCAATCCATTCCCAAAGTCTATCTATGAGAACGTCGCTTACGGCTTAAGAGTGCGAGGAGAAAGATCAAAATCTGCAGTGGATGACAAAGTTGAGGAGGCATTAAAAGGTGCTTCACTTTGGAATGAAGTTAAAGATCGATTACAGGATTTAGCTTTTAATTTATCGGGTGGCCAACAGCAGCGTCTATGTATTGCGCGCGCACTAGCGACAGATCCTGAAATTATGTTATTCGATGAGCCTACATCAGCGCTCGATCCAATTGCGACGGTTAATATTGAGGAGCTTATGTCAGGCTTAAAAAATAAGCTTTCCATTTTAATCGTGACGCATAATATGCAACAAGCCGCTCGTATTTCTGATTACACAGCCTATATGTATTTAGGTGAAATGATTGAGTTCGATGCCACGGATAAGATTTTCACAAACCCAGGCAGAAAAGAAACAGAAGATTACATTACAGGTAAGTTCGGCTAA
- a CDS encoding PstS family phosphate ABC transporter substrate-binding protein — protein MKSNKIKNLGLAALVASTFAFSYNIYAADKIIPIDGSSTVYPITEAVAEDFQKKTGTKVTVGVSGTGGGFKKFCRGETMISNASRPISKKEMDACAENGITYIELAVAFDALTVVTNKGNDWAKSMTVAELNKVWASGSSVKNWKDVNPAWPNQPMKLFGPGADSGTFDYFTEAINGRAKSSRSDYTASEDDNVLVTGVSGDKGGIGYFGLAYYLENKDKLNAVAIIAKDKKDAVLPSEETVMNGTYQPLARPLFIYVNGSKGAFDKDVKAFVEFYLANAPKLVKEVKFVPLTTTEYAAVSKHWQSKKAGTGFDGKNEVGLKIEDLIKRIKD, from the coding sequence ATGAAGTCTAACAAAATCAAGAACTTAGGTTTAGCAGCTTTAGTTGCTTCAACCTTTGCTTTTTCATACAACATTTATGCAGCAGATAAAATCATCCCAATTGACGGTTCTTCTACTGTTTACCCAATTACTGAAGCTGTAGCTGAAGACTTCCAAAAGAAAACAGGCACTAAAGTGACTGTAGGTGTTTCAGGTACTGGCGGTGGTTTTAAAAAATTCTGCCGTGGCGAAACAATGATTTCTAATGCATCACGTCCGATCTCTAAAAAAGAAATGGATGCATGTGCTGAGAATGGCATTACTTATATCGAATTAGCAGTTGCCTTCGACGCATTAACTGTAGTGACAAACAAAGGTAACGACTGGGCAAAATCAATGACAGTAGCTGAGCTTAATAAAGTTTGGGCATCAGGTAGCTCTGTAAAAAATTGGAAGGATGTGAATCCAGCTTGGCCTAATCAACCTATGAAATTATTTGGCCCAGGTGCTGACTCAGGAACATTCGACTACTTCACAGAGGCAATTAATGGCCGTGCTAAATCATCACGCTCTGATTACACAGCTTCTGAAGATGACAATGTCTTAGTGACAGGTGTTTCAGGCGACAAAGGTGGCATTGGATACTTTGGTTTAGCTTACTACCTTGAAAACAAAGACAAGCTTAACGCTGTTGCAATCATAGCTAAAGACAAAAAAGACGCTGTCTTACCTTCTGAAGAGACTGTCATGAATGGCACATACCAACCATTAGCGCGTCCTTTATTCATCTATGTCAACGGTAGTAAAGGTGCTTTTGATAAAGATGTGAAAGCCTTTGTGGAATTCTACCTAGCGAACGCACCTAAATTGGTGAAGGAAGTAAAATTCGTTCCGCTGACCACAACTGAGTATGCAGCGGTATCTAAACACTGGCAATCTAAAAAAGCTGGTACTGGCTTTGATGGTAAAAATGAAGTGGGTCTAAAGATCGAAGATCTTATCAAGCGTATTAAAGACTAA
- the pstC gene encoding phosphate ABC transporter permease subunit PstC yields the protein MTTTQLKDPPISKRLAKNIKRNFVERVIEIILMFAALAATFITLGIVYILVTETSGFFKEVSIIEFLTSRQWSPLFEDAHYGILPLIAGTLTTSLIALTIAIPIGTVAAIYLSEFASHKTRETVKPILELLVGVPTVVFGYFALLFVTPLLQKINPDLPTFNMLGAGIVMGVMIIPYIASVAEDAMRAVPMNMREGSYAMGATKFQTAIRVVTPAATSGIIAAYILGISRAVGETMVVAIAAGQQPTFTFNPLEGAATITAYIVQVAMGDLPHGSLGYQSIFAAGMVLFVITFVFNILGHMARKRFAERY from the coding sequence TTGACAACGACTCAATTAAAAGACCCGCCGATTAGTAAAAGACTCGCTAAAAATATTAAGCGAAACTTTGTTGAGCGCGTCATCGAAATTATTCTGATGTTTGCAGCACTTGCTGCTACTTTTATTACCTTAGGTATTGTTTATATCTTAGTCACTGAAACCTCAGGATTTTTTAAAGAGGTCAGTATTATCGAATTCTTAACGAGTAGGCAATGGAGCCCGCTCTTTGAAGACGCACACTACGGCATTCTTCCCCTCATAGCAGGCACACTCACCACATCATTAATTGCCCTTACTATCGCGATTCCGATTGGAACAGTTGCCGCAATCTACCTTTCTGAATTTGCATCTCACAAGACACGCGAGACTGTGAAGCCTATATTGGAACTTCTAGTGGGTGTGCCTACCGTAGTCTTTGGTTACTTCGCCCTTCTTTTTGTGACCCCTTTACTCCAAAAAATAAATCCTGACTTACCTACCTTTAACATGCTAGGGGCCGGTATCGTCATGGGCGTGATGATTATCCCTTACATTGCATCCGTGGCTGAGGACGCCATGAGGGCAGTGCCTATGAATATGCGCGAAGGCTCTTACGCAATGGGTGCCACCAAATTTCAAACAGCCATTCGTGTCGTGACCCCTGCTGCCACATCCGGTATTATTGCCGCTTATATTTTAGGCATCAGCCGCGCAGTGGGTGAGACCATGGTGGTTGCAATTGCAGCGGGCCAGCAGCCTACTTTTACATTCAACCCATTAGAAGGCGCTGCCACAATCACAGCGTATATTGTGCAAGTAGCTATGGGTGACTTGCCGCATGGAAGCCTGGGTTATCAGAGTATTTTTGCAGCAGGCATGGTGTTATTCGTGATTACCTTTGTGTTTAACATACTAGGTCATATGGCAAGAAAACGATTTGCAGAAAGATATTAA
- the glmM gene encoding phosphoglucosamine mutase: MTRHYFGTDGIRGVVGQDPITPDFFIRLGFAIGSILVKNNRDEKIKYPSVVIGKDTRVSGYMLESALESGFIAAGVNVYLTGPMPTPAIAYLTKALRSQAGIVISASHNPFPDNGIKIFSDAGEKLPDAFEAEVESALNQPIKTVLPRELGKAKRIDDAEGRYVEFCKSTFPEKLNLRGLKILLDCAHGATYHVAPKIFSELGAEVISIGNEPNGFNINLDVGSTHPNSIKEATLKNKADLGIAFDGDGDRVVMIDHLGHIVDGDQLLLVIAKALKAKNQLKGGVVGTLMTNMAIEKAFHDLDIEFIRTHVGDRYVLEALLEKGWSIGGENSGHILTLDQHSTGDAIIASLQVLKSLRLLNQSLYEATKDSPLYPQVLINVETHKKIDLEKNKSIQDAVKSVEEKLNTKGRVLLRASGTEPKIRVMVEGQDLDEVKSYANLIAEKVKQAT; this comes from the coding sequence ATGACAAGACATTATTTCGGAACGGACGGTATTCGAGGCGTTGTGGGTCAAGATCCCATTACACCTGATTTTTTTATTCGCCTAGGGTTTGCGATTGGATCTATCCTAGTTAAAAATAATCGAGATGAAAAAATCAAATATCCGAGCGTTGTCATTGGTAAAGATACAAGAGTTTCAGGCTACATGTTGGAGTCAGCGCTGGAGTCAGGATTTATTGCGGCAGGGGTCAATGTATATTTAACGGGTCCTATGCCAACACCAGCTATTGCTTACCTTACAAAAGCATTAAGGTCGCAAGCGGGCATTGTCATTTCTGCATCACATAATCCATTTCCTGATAACGGCATTAAAATATTTTCTGATGCTGGAGAAAAACTACCTGATGCATTTGAAGCGGAAGTTGAATCAGCTTTGAACCAACCTATTAAAACAGTTTTACCTCGTGAGCTTGGAAAAGCAAAGCGTATAGACGACGCTGAAGGTCGTTATGTCGAATTTTGTAAAAGTACTTTTCCAGAAAAACTTAACCTTCGAGGTCTCAAAATTTTGTTGGATTGCGCACATGGCGCTACTTATCATGTGGCCCCGAAAATATTTTCTGAATTAGGTGCAGAAGTTATCTCAATAGGTAATGAGCCTAACGGTTTTAATATTAACCTAGATGTAGGATCCACACATCCCAACTCGATTAAAGAAGCTACCTTAAAAAATAAAGCAGACTTAGGTATTGCTTTTGATGGAGATGGAGATCGTGTCGTGATGATTGATCATTTAGGACATATTGTTGATGGCGATCAGCTTCTTTTAGTAATCGCAAAAGCCCTAAAAGCAAAAAATCAATTAAAAGGTGGCGTAGTTGGAACATTAATGACTAATATGGCGATTGAAAAAGCATTTCATGATCTAGACATTGAATTTATAAGGACACATGTAGGGGATCGTTATGTTCTAGAGGCTCTTCTTGAAAAAGGCTGGTCGATTGGTGGCGAAAACTCAGGCCACATACTGACCCTTGATCAGCATTCAACAGGGGATGCCATCATCGCATCTCTACAAGTTTTAAAATCATTACGACTTCTTAATCAATCACTGTATGAGGCCACTAAAGATTCGCCACTGTATCCTCAAGTGTTAATTAATGTTGAAACACATAAAAAAATTGATCTAGAAAAAAATAAATCAATTCAGGATGCAGTGAAAAGTGTAGAAGAAAAATTAAATACCAAAGGCCGTGTGCTCTTAAGGGCTTCAGGCACCGAGCCTAAGATTCGTGTCATGGTAGAGGGTCAAGACTTAGACGAAGTTAAAAGTTACGCTAACCTTATTGCAGAAAAAGTTAAACAAGCTACTTAG
- the pstA gene encoding phosphate ABC transporter permease PstA — protein sequence MMKKNSVSEESLIKPKTLEEVRVMIRAHKRNDFIFSSIGLLTITFALLTLLILFVDLVMDGYPKLNYQFFTDFPSRRAANAGILSAWVGSSLIMLVTFITAVPMGVAAGVYLEEYAPKNWLTDIVEINVTNLAGVPSIIYGLLALGLFVYTFHLGQTIVTAGLTLGLLMLPIVIVSTREAIRSIPVAIREAAYAVGATKWQVVLHHVIQYSFGGILTGIIIGMARALGETAPIITVGALTFIAFLPPAPLTSVAPFISFEWLQSGFTVLPIQMFSWLSRPEHAFHINAAAAGAVIIILTLVMNGTAIWLRYRIRKNIKW from the coding sequence ATGATGAAAAAAAATTCAGTTTCTGAAGAAAGCCTAATCAAGCCCAAAACGCTCGAAGAAGTGCGTGTCATGATTCGCGCGCATAAGCGGAACGACTTTATTTTTTCATCTATTGGTTTATTGACCATCACGTTCGCACTCCTCACCTTGCTTATTCTGTTTGTGGATCTTGTGATGGATGGCTACCCTAAATTAAATTATCAATTCTTTACCGACTTCCCCTCAAGGCGGGCTGCAAACGCCGGGATCTTGTCGGCATGGGTGGGATCATCCCTTATTATGTTAGTGACCTTTATCACCGCAGTGCCTATGGGGGTTGCAGCAGGCGTATATCTAGAAGAATACGCACCTAAGAATTGGCTCACTGATATTGTTGAGATCAATGTCACCAATCTCGCAGGCGTACCCTCAATCATTTATGGCTTATTAGCGCTTGGATTATTTGTATACACATTCCATCTGGGTCAAACAATTGTTACAGCTGGACTCACACTTGGTCTTTTAATGTTGCCTATTGTGATTGTATCCACACGTGAAGCCATTAGGTCGATTCCTGTTGCGATACGCGAAGCGGCTTACGCTGTGGGTGCCACAAAATGGCAGGTTGTTTTACACCACGTGATTCAATACTCGTTTGGAGGCATCCTCACAGGGATTATTATTGGTATGGCCAGAGCCTTAGGTGAAACAGCGCCTATCATTACCGTAGGGGCTTTAACCTTTATTGCATTTCTCCCGCCAGCCCCTTTAACGAGCGTAGCTCCTTTTATTTCTTTTGAATGGCTCCAATCAGGATTCACGGTATTACCAATTCAAATGTTTAGCTGGCTCTCGAGACCTGAGCATGCATTCCATATTAATGCAGCAGCCGCTGGTGCTGTAATTATCATCCTCACACTTGTGATGAACGGAACAGCAATTTGGCTCCGCTATCGTATTCGCAAAAATATTAAATGGTAA
- the ftsH gene encoding ATP-dependent zinc metalloprotease FtsH, protein MNNNTLKSIAIWVAIALLLMTIFNQFSGSSKTDTALVYSQFMQQVKEGRIAKVEIDNHRIKGTTSEGKKFNTYAPTDPWLVSDLLKNNVIVEAKPEEQQSVLMSIFISWFPMILLVGVWIFFMRQMQGGSKGGGPFSFGKSKARQLDQTNNQTTFADVAGCDEAKEEVTEIVEFLKDPSKFHKLGGRIPRGVLMVGPPGTGKTLLARAIAGEAKVPFYTISGSDFVEMFVGVGAARVRDMFEQSKKSAPCIIFIDEIDAVGRHRGQGSGGGNDEREQTLNQLLVELDGFEPNSGVIVIAATNRADVLDKALLRPGRFDRQVMVSLPDIKGREEILLVHMRKIPADPDVKASIIARGTPGFSGADLANLVNESALFAARRNKRTVDMQDFEDAKDKIFMGPERKSMVMREEERMNTAFHESGHAVVAKLLPHADPVHKVTIMPRGWALGLTWQLPEFDRISNYKNKMLEEISILFGGRIAEEVFMKQMSTGASNDFERATKLARDMVTRYGMSDKLGTMVYVGQDQDSFFGAMSSKTISEATQQKVDAEIRRILDEQYSVARKLIEKNRRKVEAMAKALLEYETIDADQINDIMAGKKARPPKPKQTPNPPKIDKGSSGTKVAVVPQPSAKG, encoded by the coding sequence TTGAATAACAACACTCTTAAAAGTATTGCCATCTGGGTTGCGATAGCACTCCTTCTCATGACTATTTTTAATCAGTTTTCAGGGTCTTCGAAAACTGACACAGCACTTGTCTACTCTCAATTTATGCAGCAGGTCAAAGAAGGCAGAATTGCCAAAGTTGAGATTGATAATCATAGAATCAAAGGGACAACGAGCGAAGGTAAGAAATTTAATACCTATGCTCCAACGGATCCTTGGTTAGTATCCGACCTTCTAAAAAATAATGTCATTGTTGAAGCGAAGCCTGAAGAGCAGCAGTCAGTATTGATGAGTATCTTTATTTCATGGTTTCCAATGATTCTTTTAGTAGGTGTTTGGATTTTCTTTATGCGTCAGATGCAGGGCGGCTCCAAAGGTGGTGGCCCATTTTCATTTGGTAAGAGTAAAGCTAGACAGCTTGATCAAACAAATAATCAAACAACATTTGCTGATGTAGCGGGGTGTGATGAAGCAAAAGAAGAGGTCACAGAAATTGTTGAATTCTTAAAAGACCCAAGCAAGTTTCATAAATTAGGTGGTCGCATACCAAGAGGCGTTCTGATGGTGGGACCTCCAGGCACGGGTAAGACACTTCTAGCGCGTGCAATTGCGGGCGAAGCTAAGGTGCCTTTCTATACCATTTCAGGATCTGACTTCGTAGAAATGTTTGTAGGTGTTGGTGCTGCTCGTGTAAGAGACATGTTTGAACAATCCAAAAAGAGCGCGCCATGTATTATTTTTATTGATGAAATTGATGCGGTAGGCCGTCATCGCGGTCAAGGTTCAGGTGGTGGTAATGACGAGCGTGAACAAACACTGAATCAGCTTTTAGTTGAGCTCGACGGCTTCGAACCTAACTCAGGCGTGATCGTCATTGCGGCAACCAATCGTGCAGATGTCCTCGATAAAGCTTTGTTACGCCCAGGACGTTTTGATCGACAAGTGATGGTATCTCTTCCTGACATTAAAGGTCGCGAAGAAATTCTTTTAGTGCACATGAGAAAAATTCCAGCAGATCCTGATGTGAAAGCAAGCATCATTGCGAGAGGTACTCCAGGTTTTTCAGGTGCTGACTTAGCTAATCTTGTGAATGAGTCCGCATTGTTTGCTGCACGCAGAAATAAACGAACAGTCGATATGCAAGACTTTGAAGATGCCAAAGATAAAATCTTTATGGGCCCTGAAAGAAAATCCATGGTGATGAGAGAAGAAGAGCGGATGAATACAGCATTCCATGAGTCAGGTCATGCAGTGGTTGCAAAACTATTACCTCACGCAGATCCTGTGCATAAAGTGACGATTATGCCTCGTGGCTGGGCGCTGGGACTTACATGGCAGCTGCCAGAGTTCGATCGTATCAGTAATTATAAAAATAAGATGCTAGAAGAAATTTCGATTCTCTTTGGCGGACGTATTGCGGAAGAAGTTTTCATGAAGCAAATGTCAACGGGCGCATCGAATGATTTTGAGCGTGCAACGAAATTGGCGCGTGATATGGTGACGCGTTATGGTATGTCAGATAAATTAGGTACGATGGTTTATGTGGGTCAAGATCAAGATTCTTTCTTTGGTGCGATGTCTTCAAAAACAATTTCTGAAGCAACACAACAAAAAGTTGACGCTGAGATTCGCCGTATTCTTGATGAACAATATAGTGTTGCTAGAAAGCTCATTGAAAAAAATCGCCGCAAAGTAGAGGCGATGGCAAAAGCTTTGCTTGAATATGAAACAATTGATGCCGATCAGATCAATGACATCATGGCAGGAAAAAAAGCGAGACCACCAAAACCTAAACAAACACCTAATCCTCCGAAGATTGATAAAGGATCTTCAGGCACAAAGGTTGCAGTTGTTCCCCAGCCGAGCGCCAAGGGCTAA
- a CDS encoding DUF6552 family protein, which produces MLQTTQKFFKKNLKWFATFFILLGLLLTNLNLYPYNIFSHSLGVLGWTFTGYVNKDRAILINFGLQIPLFMIGYFKLFGMS; this is translated from the coding sequence TTGCTTCAAACTACACAAAAATTCTTCAAAAAAAATCTAAAGTGGTTCGCCACTTTTTTTATTCTGCTAGGACTTCTTCTTACCAACCTGAATCTCTATCCCTACAATATTTTTTCTCATAGCCTAGGTGTTTTGGGTTGGACGTTCACAGGGTATGTCAATAAAGATCGCGCTATCCTGATTAACTTTGGACTTCAAATTCCTTTATTTATGATTGGCTATTTCAAACTCTTTGGAATGAGCTAA